Proteins from one Ciona intestinalis unplaced genomic scaffold, KH HT000910.1, whole genome shotgun sequence genomic window:
- the LOC108950768 gene encoding protein eyes shut homolog, whose translation MPWINDHECICHWGWEGYSCDVIMDTLSGYSYLQFVGSSYLRLTTPQNSTETFLSFSFKTRKTDTMILWLGESRSSEDDHLAVGMKNGRIMVSVQLGYDFDHKETNMTSAFYNDDKWHDVMMTQHGRNVDVIVDKMEQLNLFVKVPFDQLDAHVLNIGSFGHKRTVESSTYQLFSSPFEGCFGNLSFFKIGNFVSWEDAVVAENLFSCSD comes from the exons ATGCCGTGGATCAACGACCATGAGTGTATTTGTCATTGGGGGTGGGAGGGGTatagttgtgatgtcataatggataCTCTGAGTGGATACTCATACCTGCAGTTTGTTGGGAGTTCGTATTTGAG ATTGACCACACCACAAAACTCCACCGAAACTTTTTTGTCGTTTTCGTTCAAAACGAGAAAAACTGACACAATGATTCTCTGGTTGGGGGAATCCCGATCTTCAGAAGATGACCATTTGGCCGTGGGAATGAAAAACGGTCGAATCATG GTGTCAGTGCAGCTCGGTTACGATTTCGAccacaaagaaacaaacatgACGTCAGCGTTTTATAACGATGACAAATGGCATGATGTCATGATGACTCAGCATGGAAGAAATGTTGACGTCATTGTCGATAAAATGGaacaacttaatttatttgttaaa GTTCCATTTGATCAACTTGACgctcatgttttaaacattggAAGTTTTGGCCACAAGAGGACTGTAGAGAGTTCAACTTACCAACTTTTTTCCTCCCCATTTGAAGGCTGTTTCggaaatttaagtttttttaaaattggaaattttgtttcttggGAGGACGCTGTAGTTgctgaaaatttattttcctgTTCGGACTGA